A single region of the Microtus ochrogaster isolate Prairie Vole_2 chromosome 2, MicOch1.0, whole genome shotgun sequence genome encodes:
- the LOC102000382 gene encoding keratin-associated protein 21-1-like has product MALTSDTSFCFSAESSPLITMCSNYYRNSCGGCGYGSGCGYGSRYGSGCGYGSVCGYGSGCGYGSGCGYGSRYGYGCGYGSGYGCGYGSGSSCGYGSRYGSGYGCGYGSGYGCGYGSRYGCGYGCGYGSRYGCGYGCGYGSRYGSGYGCGYGSGYGCGYGSGYGSGYGSGCCSYRKCYSSCC; this is encoded by the coding sequence ATGGCACTCACTTCAGACAcatccttctgcttctcagcTGAATCCTCCCCTCTCATCACCATGTGCAGTAACTACTACAGAAACTCCTGTGGAGGCTGTGGCTACGGCTCTGGCTGCGGCTATGGCTCAAGATATGGCTCTGGCTGTGGCTATGGTTCTGTCTGCGGCTATGGCTCTGGCTGTGGCTATGGCTCTGGTTGTGGCTATGGCTCAAGATATGGCTATGGCTGTGGCTATGGTTCAGGCTATGGCTGTGGATACGGCTCTGGCTCTAGCTGTGGATATGGTTCCAGGTACGGCTCAGGCTATGGCTGTGGATACGGCTCTGGCTATGGCTGTGGATATGGTTCCAGGTATGGCTGTGGTTATGGCTGTGGATATGGTTCCAGGTATGGCTGTGGTTATGGCTGTGGATATGGTTCCAGGTATGGCTCTGGCTATGGCTGCGGATACGGCTCTGGCTACGGCTGTGGATACGGCTCTGGCTATGGCTCTGGCTATGGTTCTGGCTGCTGTAGCTATAGAAAATGCTACTCTTCTTGCTGCTAG